The proteins below come from a single Crossiella sp. CA-258035 genomic window:
- a CDS encoding beta-ketoacyl-ACP synthase II → MTSADVVVTGLGATTPLGGDVASTWDAMLAGRSGVGELKADWVDRFELDVRIAAQLAVEPTEVLTRVEARRLDRSEQVALVAARQAWADAGSPEVEPERLAVVVGTGIGGALTILGQDDILEQYGKRKVSPLTVPMLMPNGPAAVVGLELGSRAGVHAPVSACASGAEAIAWAWRMLKAGEVDVVVCGGAEASICALPVAGFSQMRAMSTRNDEPERASRPFDLARDGFVLGEGAGIMVLERAEYAAARKAKVYGRLAGIGTTADAYHITAPEPEGKGASRAITAALRTGGLQPSDVGHVNAHATSTPVGDVAEAAAIRSAIGTHAVVTAPKSALGHLLGGSGAVEAIATVLAVRDGLIPPTLNLENLDPKVGLDVVTGEPRRVNLHAAVNDSFGFGGHNVALAFASV, encoded by the coding sequence ATGACATCTGCTGACGTTGTCGTCACCGGTCTCGGTGCGACGACCCCGCTCGGCGGCGACGTCGCGTCCACCTGGGACGCGATGCTCGCCGGGCGCAGCGGGGTCGGCGAGCTGAAGGCCGACTGGGTGGACAGGTTCGAGCTGGACGTGCGGATCGCCGCCCAGCTCGCTGTCGAGCCCACCGAGGTGCTGACCAGGGTCGAGGCTCGCCGCCTCGACCGGTCGGAGCAGGTCGCGCTGGTCGCCGCCCGCCAGGCGTGGGCGGACGCCGGTTCCCCCGAGGTCGAGCCCGAGCGGCTGGCCGTGGTGGTGGGCACCGGCATCGGCGGCGCACTGACCATCCTCGGCCAGGACGACATCCTGGAGCAGTACGGGAAGCGGAAGGTCTCGCCGCTGACCGTGCCGATGCTCATGCCCAACGGCCCCGCGGCCGTGGTCGGGCTCGAGCTGGGCTCCAGGGCCGGGGTGCACGCCCCGGTCTCGGCCTGCGCCTCCGGCGCCGAGGCGATCGCCTGGGCGTGGCGGATGCTCAAGGCCGGGGAGGTCGACGTGGTGGTCTGCGGCGGCGCCGAGGCGAGCATCTGCGCGCTGCCGGTGGCCGGGTTCTCGCAGATGCGGGCGATGAGCACGCGCAACGACGAACCCGAACGGGCCTCCCGTCCGTTCGACCTCGCGCGCGACGGGTTCGTGCTGGGTGAGGGCGCCGGGATCATGGTGCTGGAGCGGGCCGAGTACGCCGCGGCCCGGAAGGCCAAGGTGTACGGCAGGCTGGCCGGTATCGGCACCACTGCCGACGCCTACCACATCACCGCGCCCGAACCCGAGGGCAAGGGCGCCAGCCGGGCCATCACGGCCGCGCTGCGCACCGGGGGCCTCCAGCCCTCGGACGTGGGCCATGTGAACGCGCACGCGACGTCGACCCCGGTCGGCGACGTGGCCGAGGCGGCGGCCATCCGCTCCGCCATCGGCACGCACGCGGTGGTCACCGCGCCGAAGTCCGCGCTGGGACACCTGCTGGGTGGCTCCGGCGCGGTGGAGGCGATCGCCACCGTGCTCGCGGTCCGCGACGGCCTGATCCCGCCGACGCTGAACCTGGAGAACCTCGACCCCAAGGTCGGGCTGGACGTGGTCACGGGTGAACCCCGCCGCGTCAACCTGCACGCCGCCGTGAACGACTCGTTCGGTTTCGGCGGGCACAACGTGGCACTGGCCTTCGCCTCGGTCTGA
- a CDS encoding acyl carrier protein, translating into MASEKEILDGLAEIIEEVAGVDQADVAAEKSFVDDLDIDSLSMVEVAVQAEDKFGVKIPDDELVNLKTVGDAVAYISKNQ; encoded by the coding sequence ATGGCTTCGGAAAAGGAAATTCTCGACGGCCTCGCGGAGATCATCGAGGAGGTCGCGGGTGTCGACCAGGCCGACGTGGCCGCCGAGAAGTCCTTCGTGGACGACCTGGACATCGACTCGCTGTCCATGGTCGAGGTCGCGGTGCAGGCCGAGGACAAGTTCGGCGTGAAGATCCCGGACGACGAGCTGGTCAACCTGAAGACCGTCGGTGACGCGGTGGCCTACATCTCGAAGAACCAATGA
- a CDS encoding beta-ketoacyl-ACP synthase III, with product MQLAPGPVGTKIIGLGSHQGDRVVTNHDIAKLVDTSDEWIQSRVGIKTRRLAREDQSLTDMAVEAGKKAVADSGLDPNDIDTVIIATCTMPSTIPNAAAQVAARIGVGRAGAFDVNAACAGFCYAMATASDLVRGGSSRYALVIGAERFTDWVDWTDRSTCIIFADGAGAAVIGPSDEPAIGPVAWESAGGLAEMIGVTPQRYLYQEGQSVFRWATTENWPVAERAVELAGLKLSDIDALVPHQANLRIVESIAKELRGRGAREDLVVARDIVTSGNTSSASIPIALDHMREAGEISSGDVLLLIGFGAGLVSAGQVVICP from the coding sequence ATGCAGCTGGCCCCCGGCCCGGTCGGCACGAAGATCATCGGACTAGGCAGCCACCAGGGCGACCGCGTGGTGACCAACCACGACATCGCGAAGCTGGTGGACACCTCCGACGAGTGGATCCAGAGCCGGGTCGGCATCAAGACCCGCAGGCTCGCCCGCGAGGACCAGTCGCTGACCGACATGGCGGTCGAGGCCGGCAAGAAGGCCGTCGCGGACTCCGGGCTGGACCCCAATGACATCGACACGGTCATCATCGCCACCTGCACCATGCCCAGCACCATCCCCAACGCCGCGGCCCAGGTCGCCGCGCGGATCGGGGTCGGCCGGGCGGGCGCCTTCGACGTGAACGCGGCCTGCGCGGGCTTCTGCTACGCCATGGCCACCGCCTCGGACCTGGTCCGCGGCGGCTCCTCCCGGTACGCGCTGGTGATCGGCGCCGAGCGCTTCACCGACTGGGTGGACTGGACCGACCGCTCGACCTGCATCATCTTCGCCGACGGCGCGGGCGCCGCGGTGATCGGACCCTCGGACGAGCCGGCCATCGGGCCGGTGGCCTGGGAGAGCGCGGGCGGCCTTGCCGAGATGATCGGCGTGACCCCGCAGCGCTACCTCTACCAGGAGGGCCAGTCGGTCTTCCGCTGGGCGACCACGGAGAACTGGCCGGTGGCCGAGCGCGCGGTGGAGCTGGCCGGGCTCAAGCTCTCCGACATCGACGCGCTGGTGCCGCACCAGGCGAACCTGCGCATCGTGGAGTCGATCGCCAAGGAGCTGCGCGGCCGGGGCGCCCGCGAGGACCTGGTGGTCGCCCGTGACATCGTCACCAGTGGCAACACCTCCTCCGCCTCGATCCCGATCGCGCTGGACCACATGCGCGAGGCGGGCGAGATCTCCAGCGGTGACGTGCTGCTGCTGATCGGTTTCGGCGCCGGGCTGGTCTCGGCCGGACAGGTGGTCATCTGCCCCTGA
- a CDS encoding ACP S-malonyltransferase, with protein MIALLAPGQGSQSPGMFGPWLELPGTAERLSHWSELTGLDLVRLGTTASAEEIKDTSVTQPLVVALALLAYEELARRVELPTDVPVAGHSVGELAAAAVGGVLTADDAVALAAVRGAEMAAACALEPTGMVAVMGGVETEVLARIEELGLVPANRNGAGQIVAAGSLAGLDKLLAEAPERARVKALPVAGAFHTHYMAPAAEALRARAASVAVNNVTRPLLSNAEGAVLPVGTDGAEVLGRLVTQVTSPVRWDACMTTLGTQGVTAVVELPPAGTLSGLVKRELPDLTRLPLKSPADLDKAADLFAGGAA; from the coding sequence GTGATCGCGCTCCTCGCTCCCGGACAGGGCTCGCAGTCCCCCGGCATGTTCGGTCCATGGCTCGAACTGCCCGGCACTGCCGAGCGGCTGTCCCACTGGTCCGAGCTGACCGGGCTGGACCTGGTCCGCCTCGGCACCACGGCGAGCGCCGAGGAGATCAAGGACACGTCGGTGACCCAGCCACTGGTGGTGGCTCTGGCGCTGCTGGCGTACGAAGAGTTGGCCCGCCGGGTCGAGTTGCCCACCGACGTCCCGGTTGCCGGCCACTCGGTCGGTGAGCTCGCCGCCGCAGCAGTTGGTGGCGTGCTCACCGCCGATGACGCCGTCGCGCTGGCCGCGGTGCGCGGGGCCGAGATGGCCGCCGCGTGCGCGCTCGAACCGACCGGCATGGTCGCCGTGATGGGCGGTGTGGAGACCGAGGTCCTCGCGCGGATCGAGGAGCTCGGCCTGGTTCCCGCCAACCGCAACGGCGCCGGACAGATCGTGGCCGCGGGCAGCCTGGCCGGGCTGGACAAGCTGCTCGCCGAGGCGCCCGAGCGGGCGCGGGTCAAGGCGCTGCCCGTGGCGGGCGCCTTCCACACCCATTACATGGCCCCCGCGGCCGAGGCGCTGCGCGCCCGCGCCGCGTCGGTGGCGGTGAACAACGTCACGCGCCCCTTGTTGTCCAACGCCGAAGGCGCTGTGCTCCCTGTGGGCACCGACGGTGCCGAAGTGCTTGGCCGGCTGGTCACCCAGGTGACCTCGCCGGTGCGTTGGGACGCCTGCATGACCACCCTCGGCACTCAGGGGGTCACCGCGGTCGTCGAGCTGCCTCCGGCCGGGACGCTGAGCGGACTGGTCAAGCGGGAGCTTCCCGACCTGACGCGGCTCCCCCTGAAGTCCCCGGCCGACCTCGACAAGGCGGCCGACCTGTTCGCCGGTGGTGCGGCGTGA
- a CDS encoding helix-turn-helix domain-containing protein, producing the protein MSTEAGPGTHPPELSPATLRGLERASGDLAAASIAAMDSQLPWFRRMPADQRASVLLVIQTGAANFVEWLRDPRQAIRLTAEAFRAAPRDISRWVSLRQTVELVRIAIDQLEQQLPILGRDTAERSWLTEAVLRYGREIAFAAATSYAAAAEARGAWDARLEALMVDGIVRGDAEESLLSRAAALGWDLAAEATVLVGNPASDDPPAVVFDVRSRAARTGRAVLLGVQGSRLVVVLGGPVAGSTGHDVLAKMSEAFGDGPVVAGPTVASLAEAHHSAADAISGLRAVVGWPAAPRPVRSGELLPERALAGDPEAERQLVERVVRPLVEAGGSLLETVEAYLEAGGVLESCARTLFVHSNTVRYRLRRVAEITGHTATDPRDALVLRVALAVGRLARARGLW; encoded by the coding sequence ATGAGCACCGAGGCCGGGCCCGGCACGCATCCGCCGGAGCTGTCGCCGGCCACCCTGCGCGGACTGGAGCGCGCCTCCGGCGACCTGGCCGCGGCCAGCATCGCCGCGATGGACTCCCAGCTGCCCTGGTTCCGCCGGATGCCGGCCGACCAGCGGGCCAGCGTGCTGCTGGTGATCCAGACCGGCGCGGCCAACTTCGTGGAGTGGCTGCGCGACCCCCGGCAGGCCATCCGGCTGACCGCGGAGGCGTTCCGGGCCGCGCCGCGCGACATCTCCCGCTGGGTCAGCCTGCGGCAGACCGTGGAGCTGGTCCGGATCGCCATCGACCAGCTGGAGCAGCAGCTGCCGATACTGGGCCGGGACACCGCGGAGCGGAGCTGGCTGACCGAGGCGGTGCTGCGCTACGGCCGGGAGATCGCCTTCGCCGCGGCCACCTCCTACGCCGCCGCGGCCGAGGCCAGGGGCGCCTGGGACGCCCGGCTGGAAGCGCTGATGGTGGACGGCATCGTGCGTGGCGACGCCGAGGAGTCGCTGCTCTCGCGGGCCGCCGCGCTCGGCTGGGACCTGGCCGCCGAGGCCACCGTGCTGGTCGGCAACCCGGCCAGCGACGACCCGCCCGCGGTGGTCTTCGACGTGCGCAGCCGGGCCGCCCGCACCGGGCGCGCGGTGCTGCTCGGCGTGCAGGGCTCCCGGCTGGTGGTGGTGCTCGGCGGGCCGGTGGCCGGGTCCACCGGGCACGACGTGCTGGCCAAGATGTCCGAGGCCTTCGGCGACGGGCCGGTGGTGGCCGGGCCGACCGTGGCCAGCCTGGCCGAGGCGCACCACAGCGCGGCCGACGCCATCTCCGGGCTGCGCGCGGTGGTCGGCTGGCCCGCCGCGCCGCGGCCGGTGCGCTCCGGCGAGCTGCTGCCCGAGCGCGCGCTGGCCGGGGACCCGGAGGCGGAGCGGCAGCTGGTGGAACGGGTGGTGCGGCCGCTGGTGGAGGCGGGCGGCTCGCTGCTGGAGACGGTGGAGGCCTACCTGGAGGCCGGTGGCGTGCTGGAGAGCTGTGCGCGGACCTTGTTCGTGCACTCCAACACGGTGCGGTACCGGCTGCGCCGGGTGGCCGAGATCACCGGGCACACCGCCACCGATCCGAGGGACGCGCTGGTGCTGCGGGTGGCCCTGGCGGTCGGGCGGCTGGCCAGGGCTCGCGGACTCTGGTGA
- a CDS encoding alpha/beta fold hydrolase — protein MRSTTAIRGRWSRAAALTLALLGLLGTQVVTATSAADAAETASPAALKEFYGQVPNWQPCKFNTGLDCATLVVPLDYRKPKQEKISLSVSRLKASDPAKRRGILLTNPGGPGGSGLAMPTYFYGTPLTEVYDLIGFDPRGVNESTLLSCEVTTDLHKLSSRPEDKDFPAWAASARQSEEACRKAGGALRKHVNTPNTARDMDVIRGVLGEKKLNYVGYSYGTYLGAVYGSLFPKQLDRSVLDSAVHPEWIWREQFKRQSVAFRENVDLWAEWAGQRNNRFGIGKTKAEVLATVEQVAAKLHAKPVDGFDRTQFDAGMGGGARYRFNWEFLAEDVKYFRDFQPGSAEFAEAVKAGKELAALGLAQLRPGVFDTVTCEADWPGDLNTYYQDMREFRDRYPYGLGVGRAAPRTCTFRSFTPPEQPVKLKRKGYQTGLVIQADGDTQTHYDGGPAMAERLEDHLISVADEGRHGLYALGGNTCVDQHVNRYLVDGVLPPSRVICAGTPRPDVPADTESAWSRRSAPTPPSALAEKVRAAAAANKVTNLPF, from the coding sequence GTGCGTAGCACAACCGCCATCCGCGGCAGGTGGTCGCGAGCGGCCGCGCTGACGCTGGCGCTGCTCGGGCTGCTCGGCACCCAGGTCGTGACCGCGACCTCGGCGGCCGACGCGGCCGAGACGGCCAGCCCGGCCGCGCTCAAGGAGTTCTACGGCCAGGTCCCGAACTGGCAGCCGTGCAAGTTCAACACCGGGCTGGACTGCGCCACCCTGGTGGTGCCGCTGGACTACCGCAAGCCCAAGCAGGAGAAGATCTCGCTGTCGGTGAGCAGGCTCAAGGCCAGCGACCCGGCCAAGCGGCGCGGCATCCTGCTGACCAACCCGGGTGGTCCCGGCGGCAGCGGCCTGGCCATGCCGACCTACTTCTACGGCACCCCGCTGACCGAGGTCTACGACCTGATCGGCTTCGACCCGCGCGGGGTCAACGAGTCCACCCTGCTCAGCTGCGAGGTCACCACCGACCTGCACAAGCTCAGCTCCCGCCCGGAGGACAAGGACTTCCCGGCCTGGGCGGCCAGCGCCCGGCAGAGCGAGGAAGCCTGCCGCAAGGCCGGTGGCGCGCTGCGCAAGCACGTCAACACGCCCAACACCGCCCGCGACATGGACGTCATCCGCGGCGTGCTGGGGGAGAAGAAGCTCAACTACGTCGGCTACTCCTACGGCACCTACCTCGGCGCGGTCTACGGCAGCCTGTTCCCCAAGCAGCTGGACCGCAGCGTGCTGGACTCCGCGGTGCACCCGGAGTGGATCTGGCGGGAGCAGTTCAAGCGCCAGTCGGTGGCCTTCCGGGAGAACGTGGACCTGTGGGCCGAGTGGGCCGGGCAGCGCAACAACCGCTTCGGCATCGGCAAGACCAAGGCCGAGGTGCTGGCCACCGTCGAGCAGGTGGCGGCCAAGCTGCACGCCAAGCCGGTGGACGGCTTCGACCGCACCCAGTTCGACGCGGGCATGGGCGGCGGCGCGCGGTACCGGTTCAACTGGGAGTTCCTGGCCGAGGACGTGAAGTACTTCCGGGACTTCCAGCCGGGCTCCGCCGAGTTCGCCGAGGCGGTCAAGGCGGGCAAGGAACTGGCCGCGCTGGGCCTGGCCCAGCTGCGTCCCGGCGTGTTCGACACGGTGACCTGCGAGGCGGACTGGCCGGGTGACCTCAACACCTACTACCAGGACATGCGTGAGTTCCGGGACCGCTACCCCTACGGCCTCGGCGTCGGCCGCGCCGCGCCGCGCACCTGCACCTTCCGCTCCTTCACCCCGCCGGAGCAGCCGGTCAAGCTCAAGCGCAAGGGCTACCAGACCGGTCTGGTGATCCAGGCCGACGGCGACACCCAGACCCACTACGACGGCGGCCCGGCCATGGCCGAGCGACTGGAGGACCACCTGATCTCGGTGGCCGACGAGGGCCGCCACGGCCTGTACGCCCTCGGCGGCAACACCTGCGTGGACCAGCACGTGAACCGGTACCTGGTCGACGGCGTGCTGCCGCCGAGCCGGGTGATCTGCGCGGGCACCCCGCGTCCGGACGTGCCTGCCGACACCGAGTCCGCGTGGTCCCGCCGGTCCGCGCCCACCCCGCCGTCCGCGCTGGCGGAGAAGGTGCGCGCGGCCGCGGCAGCCAACAAGGTGACCAACCTGCCGTTCTGA
- a CDS encoding phytase — protein sequence MRNLLVPPVVALLVLGLPGLANARPGTVVPVAQTPPFVDDASGRPPKANADDPAIWTHPSRPADSVVLGTLKEGGLAVFDLAGKQLQLVAAPPPPQPGAAPGRFNNVDLLGDLAFVSDRGRDRVRVYRVDPRGAAAGNKVLTDVTAPETPRVFSATEAEVDEQRTAYGLAAGTDRGVPLVVASRRHETRLALLTPVRTAAGVSVRKLSTVDIPASFRLPDGKTWTPCAEPGERPQIEGMVIDSRHRVLYAAQEDVGIWRIPLSTKGFGQPELIDRVREFGVPAKYDEQTEECVPDGPDPGFGGKWLTADAEGLTIADAGDGKGQLVASSQGDSRFVVYDRVRPGKVLGTFRVREGHGRDSVEHSDGAAVVTTPLPGYPAGLLVVHDGERKPVATGPSGEELETTGFAYLSWQDVLASLER from the coding sequence ATGCGCAACCTGCTGGTCCCCCCAGTTGTCGCCCTGCTCGTGCTCGGTCTGCCCGGCCTCGCCAACGCCCGGCCCGGCACCGTCGTCCCCGTCGCCCAGACCCCGCCGTTCGTCGACGACGCCAGTGGCCGCCCGCCGAAGGCCAACGCCGACGACCCGGCGATCTGGACGCACCCGTCCCGGCCGGCGGACAGCGTGGTGCTGGGCACGCTGAAGGAGGGCGGCCTGGCCGTCTTCGACCTCGCCGGCAAGCAGTTGCAGCTGGTGGCCGCGCCACCGCCGCCACAGCCAGGGGCCGCGCCGGGCCGGTTCAACAACGTGGACCTGCTGGGCGACCTGGCCTTCGTCAGCGACCGCGGCCGGGACCGGGTGCGGGTGTACCGGGTCGACCCGCGCGGCGCGGCGGCCGGGAACAAGGTGCTCACCGACGTGACCGCGCCGGAGACGCCGAGGGTGTTCAGCGCGACCGAGGCCGAGGTGGACGAGCAGCGCACCGCCTACGGCCTGGCCGCGGGCACCGACCGGGGCGTCCCGCTGGTGGTGGCCAGCCGCCGCCACGAGACCCGGCTGGCCCTGCTCACCCCGGTGCGCACCGCGGCGGGTGTCAGTGTCCGCAAACTGTCCACTGTGGACATCCCGGCGAGCTTCCGGCTGCCCGACGGCAAGACCTGGACGCCGTGCGCCGAGCCGGGTGAGCGGCCGCAGATCGAGGGCATGGTGATCGACTCCCGGCACCGGGTGCTCTACGCCGCCCAGGAGGATGTCGGCATCTGGCGGATTCCGTTGTCCACCAAGGGCTTCGGCCAGCCGGAGCTGATCGACCGGGTGCGCGAGTTCGGCGTGCCCGCGAAGTACGACGAGCAGACCGAGGAGTGCGTGCCGGACGGCCCGGACCCGGGCTTCGGCGGCAAGTGGCTGACCGCGGACGCCGAGGGGCTGACCATCGCCGACGCCGGGGACGGCAAGGGGCAGCTGGTCGCCTCCAGCCAGGGCGACTCGCGGTTCGTGGTCTACGACCGGGTCAGGCCCGGCAAGGTGCTGGGCACCTTCCGGGTGCGCGAGGGGCACGGGCGGGACTCGGTGGAGCACTCCGACGGGGCGGCCGTGGTGACCACGCCGCTGCCCGGATATCCGGCCGGACTGCTCGTGGTGCACGACGGAGAGCGGAAACCGGTGGCCACCGGTCCCTCTGGCGAGGAACTGGAGACCACCGGTTTCGCTTATCTGAGCTGGCAGGACGTGCTGGCGTCGCTGGAGCGGTGA
- a CDS encoding nicotinamide mononucleotide transporter family protein has translation MRFLMDHGFEFFGQRVAYAELIGQLGALAVVFLAQRRTLWTWPVQIVTAVLLFSVYLSAQLGGLATRQVAVLAIALYGWWAWTRRRDPVFGVAVRAATTTERLVMLGLMLVGTTGFALLLDALDASWAPWPDAWIFIGTLVAYGAQAYGLVEFWLVWLAVDAVGVPLQLMSGLWFSALVYLVFAVLVIRGWQDWNRTAAAARQRMTVDTAR, from the coding sequence ATGCGGTTCCTGATGGACCACGGGTTCGAGTTCTTCGGCCAACGGGTCGCCTACGCCGAGCTGATCGGCCAACTGGGCGCGCTGGCCGTGGTCTTCCTGGCCCAGCGCCGCACCCTGTGGACCTGGCCGGTGCAGATCGTCACCGCGGTGCTGCTGTTCAGCGTCTACCTCTCCGCCCAGCTCGGCGGCCTGGCCACCCGGCAGGTCGCGGTGCTGGCCATCGCGCTCTACGGCTGGTGGGCCTGGACCCGCCGCCGGGACCCGGTCTTCGGCGTCGCGGTGCGCGCGGCCACCACCACCGAACGCCTGGTGATGCTCGGCCTGATGCTCGTCGGCACCACCGGTTTCGCGCTGCTGCTGGACGCGCTGGACGCCTCCTGGGCGCCGTGGCCGGACGCCTGGATCTTCATCGGCACCCTGGTCGCCTACGGCGCGCAGGCCTACGGGCTGGTCGAGTTCTGGCTGGTGTGGCTGGCCGTGGACGCGGTCGGCGTGCCCTTGCAGCTGATGTCGGGACTGTGGTTCTCCGCGCTGGTCTACCTCGTGTTCGCGGTGCTGGTGATCCGCGGCTGGCAGGACTGGAACCGCACCGCGGCCGCCGCCCGGCAACGAATGACGGTTGACACCGCCAGGTGA
- a CDS encoding M14 family metallocarboxypeptidase translates to MRRLIALAALTTAALGLVVPAATAAPAPPRTGFEQTNGASWTGLDEEQAFLAAVDKASRHTAVSRIGESVQGRPINLVRVGPAHAISTVLFICSQHGDEPSGREGCLSKLRDLAFQRPDPKVRYLFVPTANPDGRAADTRTNAKGVDINRDHLLLVSPEAKALAKVIKDYRPEVIHDLHEYGATPKVYDKDVLYLWSRNLNVDGHLHDESVALSKDYAKPHVERAGQSTGEYGIWTDPVTGKPIRQVAGDGQERILRNTAGLKHAVGMLLETKVDAKDPAEAADPALNQRRRVQGQLAAVAGTLKLVADRWVSIQLAVAKSRLAAVLGQGPVYFGGADNEPAKPEDVDKNPACGYRLTAEQFAAHREVLGLHGIFSVSAPGGRIVPRHQEAGKLVPLLLDPRADFGLVKTAPAPHCV, encoded by the coding sequence GTGCGTCGACTCATCGCCCTGGCCGCGCTGACCACAGCCGCCCTTGGCCTCGTCGTACCCGCCGCAACCGCGGCGCCCGCCCCGCCGCGCACCGGCTTCGAGCAGACCAACGGCGCCAGCTGGACCGGCCTGGACGAGGAGCAGGCATTCCTCGCCGCCGTGGACAAGGCCAGCCGCCACACCGCCGTCTCCCGCATCGGCGAGAGCGTGCAGGGCCGCCCGATCAACCTGGTCCGGGTCGGTCCCGCGCACGCCATCAGCACCGTGCTGTTCATCTGCTCCCAGCACGGCGACGAGCCCTCCGGCCGCGAGGGCTGCCTGAGCAAGCTGCGCGACCTGGCCTTCCAGCGCCCGGACCCCAAGGTGCGCTACCTGTTCGTGCCCACCGCCAACCCGGACGGCCGGGCCGCGGACACCCGCACCAACGCCAAGGGCGTGGACATCAACCGCGACCACCTGCTGCTGGTCTCCCCGGAGGCGAAGGCACTGGCGAAGGTGATCAAGGACTACCGCCCGGAGGTCATCCACGACCTGCACGAGTACGGCGCCACGCCCAAGGTCTACGACAAGGACGTGCTGTACCTGTGGTCCCGCAACCTCAACGTGGACGGCCACCTGCACGACGAATCGGTCGCGCTGTCCAAGGACTACGCCAAGCCGCACGTGGAGCGCGCGGGCCAGAGCACCGGCGAGTACGGCATCTGGACCGACCCGGTCACCGGCAAGCCGATCCGCCAGGTCGCCGGTGACGGCCAGGAACGCATCCTGCGCAACACCGCGGGCCTCAAGCACGCGGTCGGCATGCTGCTGGAGACCAAGGTGGACGCCAAGGACCCGGCCGAGGCCGCCGATCCAGCGCTCAACCAGCGCCGCCGGGTGCAGGGTCAGCTGGCCGCGGTCGCGGGCACCCTCAAGCTGGTCGCCGACCGGTGGGTGTCGATCCAGCTCGCGGTGGCCAAGAGCAGGCTGGCCGCGGTGCTCGGCCAGGGCCCGGTCTACTTCGGCGGCGCGGACAACGAGCCGGCCAAGCCCGAGGACGTGGACAAGAACCCGGCCTGCGGGTACCGGCTGACCGCCGAGCAGTTCGCCGCGCACCGCGAGGTGCTGGGCCTGCACGGCATCTTCTCGGTGTCGGCGCCCGGCGGCCGGATCGTGCCGCGCCACCAGGAAGCCGGCAAGCTGGTCCCACTGCTGCTGGACCCGCGCGCGGACTTCGGCCTGGTGAAGACCGCGCCCGCGCCGCACTGCGTCTGA